Genomic window (Paraglaciecola psychrophila 170):
CTTTTGGCATACGTTTTGGTTTACCGGTTGATAGAGCAATACACACAAACTCGGTACGGGCTGTTAACAGTGTTTGTTGATCGCTGCGGCGGATAAACTGAAATTGCCGAGCTAACTTAAGTTTGTTGTCGCACTGAACTATCCAAGTGGCACAATCAATCACTTCATTTACATGGGCTGCTGCTAAATAGTTGATTTCGTGACGAGTGATGGCCATGCCTCTGTCTAAAGCCTGATATTGTTCAATCGTTAATCCCAAATGCTTGGAGTGTGCCCATGAGGTCAATTCTAGTTGACTGACGTAGGCTACATTATTTGCATGTTGATAATGATCAATCTGCTCAGGTGAGACTTGCCACTTGTTTAAAAAGGGATTGGGAAGATTCCAAGTCATAGGTTAACTATACATCGGGTAAGGGATTAGGGATATTTGGATTGGCGAGTTGTTGCATGATCTGATGTTCTTTATTCACCACAGGAATAATGAAATCTTCAACATTGCCAAGGTTTTTAAAGGATTTAAAGCCTTTATCTAGAAATTCGTGTAAAGCTAAAACACCTGCCAACTTTGCCGGTTTGCGCGAGATAAATAACAAGCTTGAAATACCTTTCATTTTGACTACTTCAGCCAAGTCGTTACCTAAGGTGCGAATATAGTCAATTTGTTGTTGTCTGTTGGCAAGATTGTCGCAACTGACGTAGGCCTTGGCATAGGTATCGCGATTGATTTCGGCATTCACTAGCTGTTTTGCTAAATCAAAATCTAGCTCAAAAGATAAGGTATTTAAGTATAACGCTGAGGCCAATGACTGGAGTGCTTTTTCCGGCAGAAATTTCGACATTTTTGGTACGATCCGGGCAATGTCTTGGTCGCGCTGACTAAAGTCATTGGGTCCATAGAGTTCATTAATAAAAAACTCTACCGCTGGTTTGAAACGTTTTTGTTGATACATGTCCTGATGACTGACTAACAAACGTTTGCACTGCCAAGCCTGAACCGCTCTAATTGAAGGCATTAATCCCGCTTTTTCTGCAATTTCTTGCATCGTACTAATACCGTGTAAATGGCGAATAATTTGTTTGGTGCAGTCACTCATTATTAAACATGCTCACTTTTTCGATTTATTTTTCAATTGAATGTTGCCAAATACGTTTGCATCTATCCAACCACGGTTGGTGTCACCGTTTACCGGTTCGATTTTATGTGAACCCATAAAATGTTCCCGAGTGGCACTGCCATCGTTATCACAATAGGCCAACATAAAGCCGATTTTTTGTTCAGATTTTAAGATGATTGAAGGTAAAGGTTTGTTGTCGCTGTAATTATTAGGAAACAGTTTGAGTGCCACTTCCCAAATTATTTTTTCAGGTTGTATCTGATCGCGTTGCCAGCGGCTTATTACGTGATCATTATACAAATGGACTTGTTTATCGTCGCCAATATCAACAGCTTGATTATCTAGTGCGATGTGGTACGCAAATGCACTGTGATTATATTGATGGTTGCCACCTGATGCATCGCTGTCTATGAAGACTTCTAGACAATCATCATCCCAATAATTGACTTTAGGATCTGGCGTTTTATCAAATAATATATCGTCAATAATCTCTGCCTGTAAATAGAGATATTGGTTATCCCATAACAATTTATAGCGTCCAGAAAAATCTTCGGGCTTAGGTTCTGACTCAGCCATCAAGTAAGCCATAGGTTGCCATGTTGCATGGTCCCATGTTTGTTCAGAAATTCCATCTATCTTAATAGGAGTTGATGTAGAGCTTACATCTGTGGCGTAACTAAAATCTGCAATAATGTGTGAGCAAAATAATACACTGCCAAACAGAAGCGTTCTAAGCAAAAGATTTACACCTAATCATGGATAAATTGATTTTTATAGCTTGGCGTAATCTGTGAGTGAAAACAATAGGTGAAACCAAACACCGATACAAATTGTTAGAATGGATTGGTATATAGCGGTTTTGTGTATAAAATGCTGCCAATATGAATATGAATGCCGTCTTTCCTTTTAAAAAACTTTTTTTTCGCTGTCTTCAGCTGGGACAATAATGCACAACTCTCAAGATTTGATTGTATTATTTGATGCGACTTTTACCGAGACTGAAAATACAGTTTTGGTCAGGGGAGAGCACGAACCTATCTACACTCCGGCTAAAAGTGCACAACAACGTCACCAGATTGTATTTGCCCACGGCTACTTTGCTAGTGCATTACATGAAATCTCCCATTGGTGTATAGCCGGTAAACAAAGACGCTTGTTAGAAGATTACGGCTATTGGTATAGCCCTGATGGCAGAGATGTGACACAACAGGCTGAATTTGAAAAGGTAGAAGTGAAACCCCAAGCTATTGAGTGGGCTTTCTCCTGTGCGTCGGGCAAACCTTTTACGGTAAGCACCGATAATTTAAATGGTGCAGATGCA
Coding sequences:
- a CDS encoding sugar-binding protein: MLRTLLFGSVLFCSHIIADFSYATDVSSTSTPIKIDGISEQTWDHATWQPMAYLMAESEPKPEDFSGRYKLLWDNQYLYLQAEIIDDILFDKTPDPKVNYWDDDCLEVFIDSDASGGNHQYNHSAFAYHIALDNQAVDIGDDKQVHLYNDHVISRWQRDQIQPEKIIWEVALKLFPNNYSDNKPLPSIILKSEQKIGFMLAYCDNDGSATREHFMGSHKIEPVNGDTNRGWIDANVFGNIQLKNKSKK
- a CDS encoding elongation factor P hydroxylase, encoding MHNSQDLIVLFDATFTETENTVLVRGEHEPIYTPAKSAQQRHQIVFAHGYFASALHEISHWCIAGKQRRLLEDYGYWYSPDGRDVTQQAEFEKVEVKPQAIEWAFSCASGKPFTVSTDNLNGADADTQGFQKAVKQQVMFYLEHDFPARAAAFIDVLQVFYQTDNLHLEMFDVKPV
- a CDS encoding FFLEELY motif protein; this translates as MSDCTKQIIRHLHGISTMQEIAEKAGLMPSIRAVQAWQCKRLLVSHQDMYQQKRFKPAVEFFINELYGPNDFSQRDQDIARIVPKMSKFLPEKALQSLASALYLNTLSFELDFDLAKQLVNAEINRDTYAKAYVSCDNLANRQQQIDYIRTLGNDLAEVVKMKGISSLLFISRKPAKLAGVLALHEFLDKGFKSFKNLGNVEDFIIPVVNKEHQIMQQLANPNIPNPLPDV
- a CDS encoding acyl-CoA thioesterase; this encodes MTWNLPNPFLNKWQVSPEQIDHYQHANNVAYVSQLELTSWAHSKHLGLTIEQYQALDRGMAITRHEINYLAAAHVNEVIDCATWIVQCDNKLKLARQFQFIRRSDQQTLLTARTEFVCIALSTGKPKRMPKEFADIYGPAAQIQTSQPLPYQ